In one window of Armatimonadota bacterium DNA:
- the gatC gene encoding Asp-tRNA(Asn)/Glu-tRNA(Gln) amidotransferase subunit GatC: MRLSQQEVEHIALLSRLKLTDEERERMTTQLNDIMRFYEQLGELDTTDVEPTSHVIPMSNVLRADEARPSLPVDDVLENAPERAGDSFRVPRVVE; the protein is encoded by the coding sequence TTGCGTCTCAGCCAACAGGAAGTCGAGCATATTGCACTGCTCTCGCGCCTCAAGCTGACCGATGAAGAGCGCGAGCGCATGACGACCCAGCTCAATGACATCATGCGTTTCTACGAGCAGCTCGGCGAACTGGACACGACGGATGTGGAGCCGACATCGCACGTGATACCGATGTCGAACGTGCTGCGCGCAGACGAAGCGAGACCATCGCTGCCGGTTGACGATGTCCTGGAAAACGCTCCCGAGCGAGCCGGCGATAGCTTCCGCGTACCGCGGGTGGTGGAGTGA